The following proteins come from a genomic window of bacterium:
- a CDS encoding nucleoside phosphorylase, whose translation MSEMSDEPGQPITGLKSGQMPENVFLAGDPARVARISKNWSNTREVCNVREYRVVVGEHEGVTMAAASTGIGAPSTAILVEELAKVGGKRFIRIGNSGGLAPDLDLGDLVITTGSVRDDGTSRSYITTEYPAVASYDVVSALVSAARSLGVHHQVGITWSMDAFYARNAVLGEGGAIEPMSYGGYRPPELSSRIEQLRAARVLNAEMESGILLTLANLYGLSAGCVCVVSDRAPWPGPAELDIDKNMDSAISVALAAMLHLAKN comes from the coding sequence GTGAGTGAGATGAGTGACGAGCCGGGACAGCCGATCACGGGTCTGAAGAGCGGGCAAATGCCCGAGAACGTTTTCCTCGCCGGGGATCCGGCGAGGGTCGCGCGAATATCGAAGAACTGGTCGAACACGCGCGAGGTCTGCAATGTGCGCGAGTACCGCGTCGTGGTCGGAGAGCACGAAGGCGTGACGATGGCCGCCGCCTCCACCGGTATTGGCGCACCGAGTACCGCGATCCTGGTCGAGGAGCTTGCCAAGGTCGGGGGGAAGCGCTTCATCCGCATCGGCAACTCCGGCGGACTCGCACCTGATCTCGATCTGGGCGACCTGGTGATCACCACTGGTTCGGTGCGCGACGACGGAACTTCGCGAAGCTATATCACGACCGAGTATCCGGCAGTGGCCAGTTACGACGTCGTCAGTGCACTGGTGTCAGCAGCGCGATCGCTCGGCGTGCACCACCAGGTGGGCATCACCTGGTCCATGGATGCGTTCTACGCGCGCAACGCCGTACTCGGCGAAGGTGGAGCGATCGAACCCATGAGCTACGGCGGCTACCGTCCGCCCGAGCTGTCCAGTCGTATCGAGCAATTGCGAGCCGCTCGCGTGCTCAACGCCGAAATGGAAAGCGGCATCCTGCTCACGCTGGCAAATCTCTACGGGCTTTCAGCGGGTTGTGTGTGTGTCGTATCGGATCGCGCTCCGTGGCCGGGCCCGGCTGAACTCGACATCGACAAAAACATGGACTCCGCCATTTCCGTCGCGCTGGCGGCGATGCTGCATCTCGCGAAGAATTGA
- a CDS encoding amidohydrolase family protein, producing MSDRSIWAARAITPQGVLERVRLEVRSGRIAELLADTDPGPDDERFDDATLVAGLVDLQVNGADGGSYDDPDPAARRRATDYHLRSGTTSLLATLVTAPLDHLEAALRRLAPEVSEDGPVLGVHLEGPFLSEAKSGAHASRNLCDPTPGALSGLLDAAGPSLRMLTLAPEREGALDAIERLAKAGVVTAAGHSLASFEQLRAAIDRGLSFVTHVGNASDWPSRPYDEALGYRRSEPGLIGAFMVDERLRGSVILDGRHLHPQLAAALYRLRKRALLLVSDATPAAGLPPGEYPMGALRATVHSEGYATAGQGLAGSTITLLDAVRIGVDEAGIPLPDALHMASEGPASLIGAQRKGRLATGCDADLLLLNERLEVRALYRAGAPVVTGKVRPGASG from the coding sequence TTGAGCGATCGCAGCATCTGGGCCGCGCGCGCGATCACGCCTCAGGGGGTGCTCGAGCGGGTCCGCCTGGAGGTGCGTTCGGGTCGCATCGCCGAGCTTCTGGCGGACACCGACCCTGGACCCGACGACGAACGCTTCGACGACGCCACACTGGTGGCCGGTCTGGTCGATCTTCAGGTGAACGGCGCTGACGGCGGTTCCTATGACGATCCCGATCCCGCGGCTCGTCGGCGCGCAACCGACTACCACCTGCGCTCGGGTACCACGAGTCTGCTGGCCACTCTGGTGACCGCGCCGCTGGACCACTTGGAGGCAGCGCTTCGGCGGCTCGCTCCCGAGGTCAGCGAAGACGGGCCGGTGCTCGGCGTACACCTCGAAGGCCCATTCCTTTCCGAGGCCAAGAGCGGTGCACATGCCAGTCGCAACCTATGCGATCCGACGCCCGGTGCGCTTTCAGGCCTGCTCGACGCTGCCGGTCCTTCTTTGCGCATGCTCACCCTGGCGCCCGAACGCGAGGGCGCGCTCGACGCGATTGAGCGCTTGGCCAAGGCCGGGGTCGTCACCGCCGCCGGTCACTCCCTGGCCAGCTTCGAGCAGCTTCGGGCCGCGATCGATCGCGGTCTTTCCTTCGTGACGCACGTGGGCAATGCCAGCGACTGGCCTTCCCGACCCTATGACGAAGCTCTCGGCTACCGGCGCTCGGAGCCCGGTCTGATCGGCGCCTTCATGGTCGATGAGCGCCTGCGCGGGAGCGTGATTCTCGACGGTCGGCATCTGCACCCGCAACTGGCTGCGGCGCTCTACCGGTTGCGCAAGCGCGCGTTGCTACTCGTTTCCGATGCCACACCCGCCGCGGGTCTGCCTCCGGGGGAGTATCCGATGGGCGCGCTGCGCGCGACCGTGCATTCCGAAGGCTATGCGACCGCCGGTCAGGGCCTGGCCGGCAGTACGATCACCCTGCTCGACGCCGTGCGTATTGGGGTGGACGAGGCCGGGATCCCTCTGCCCGACGCGCTTCACATGGCCAGCGAGGGACCGGCGAGCCTGATCGGTGCCCAGCGAAAAGGCCGTTTGGCGACGGGCTGTGACGCGGATCTCTTGCTCCTGAATGAGCGCCTCGAAGTCCGCGCACTGTACCGCGCCGGGGCGCCAGTGGTGACTGGAAAAGTCCGGCCAGGTGCTTCTGGGTAG
- the rpmF gene encoding 50S ribosomal protein L32 codes for MAEPKKKTSKSRTRMRRAHDSLAAPGLSKCPQCGATKQPHRVCPECGHYRGRQVFQVEKEDEV; via the coding sequence ATGGCGGAACCAAAGAAGAAGACGTCGAAATCGCGGACTCGCATGCGACGCGCCCACGATTCGCTCGCAGCACCCGGACTGTCGAAGTGCCCGCAGTGCGGAGCCACGAAGCAGCCCCATCGGGTCTGTCCGGAGTGCGGCCACTACCGCGGCCGACAGGTATTCCAGGTCGAGAAGGAAGACGAGGTTTAG
- the fabD gene encoding ACP S-malonyltransferase, protein MLSVVFPGQGSQAVGMSMDFVRAHPRARAALEEADAAYGGGLIDLITHGPEEELLRTEITQPAVLAASIAIYREVEPRLPVPPGVFAGHSLGEYSALVAAGGLDLADAVRLVRRRGALMQQAVPEGTGAMAAILGLSGEQVSEICAATSGVVSPANYNSPVQTVIAGERAPVASASKAAEEAGAKRVVLLAVSAPFHCKLMAPAMEKLTPELAEVALRDLRIPVVANVTAQPNGDAETARRLLREQVCAPVRWTECIQTMVAAGATVQLEVGPGRVLSGLAAKTDRGLARASIEKLEDLDGALERVAKTLEEGA, encoded by the coding sequence ATGTTGAGCGTCGTATTCCCTGGGCAGGGTTCCCAGGCCGTTGGAATGAGCATGGACTTCGTGCGCGCCCATCCGCGCGCGCGCGCCGCACTCGAAGAAGCGGACGCCGCGTATGGCGGTGGCTTGATCGACCTGATCACCCACGGCCCCGAAGAAGAACTGCTGCGCACCGAAATCACCCAGCCCGCGGTACTGGCGGCGAGCATCGCCATCTACCGCGAGGTCGAGCCGCGTCTTCCCGTACCCCCAGGGGTGTTCGCCGGGCATAGCCTCGGTGAATACTCGGCACTCGTGGCGGCGGGCGGTCTGGACCTGGCCGACGCCGTGCGTCTGGTGCGACGCCGCGGGGCGCTCATGCAACAGGCCGTTCCCGAGGGGACGGGAGCGATGGCCGCGATCCTGGGGCTTTCGGGCGAGCAGGTCAGCGAGATCTGCGCGGCGACGTCGGGAGTCGTTTCGCCGGCCAACTACAATTCGCCCGTTCAGACGGTGATCGCCGGTGAGCGCGCGCCGGTCGCGAGCGCGTCGAAAGCGGCGGAGGAAGCCGGCGCAAAGCGCGTGGTGCTACTCGCGGTATCCGCGCCGTTTCACTGCAAACTAATGGCGCCCGCGATGGAGAAGCTCACGCCGGAACTCGCGGAGGTGGCGTTGCGCGATCTGCGCATTCCAGTAGTCGCGAACGTCACAGCCCAGCCCAACGGCGATGCCGAGACCGCGCGCCGCCTGCTTCGCGAGCAGGTTTGTGCGCCGGTGCGCTGGACGGAGTGCATTCAGACCATGGTCGCCGCCGGTGCGACGGTACAACTCGAGGTCGGGCCCGGACGCGTTCTGTCCGGATTGGCTGCCAAGACGGATCGCGGGCTGGCCCGCGCAAGCATCGAGAAGCTCGAAGACCTCGACGGAGCCCTTGAACGGGTGGCGAAGACACTGGAGGAGGGCGCTTGA
- a CDS encoding serine hydroxymethyltransferase, whose product MTLRETDPEIARAIDSEVERQQSGLELIASENFTSPAVLEAMGTALTNKYAEGYSGKRYYGGCEFIDVVETLAIERAKRLFGAEHANVQPHSGSGANMAVYFGALETGDKILGMELSHGGHLTHGSPVNFSARFFEFVRYGVNGPEQVIDYDQVRRLAREHRPKMIQTGYSAYPRTIDFKAFGEIAREVDAVLFADIAHIAGLVAAGVHPSPMGHAQIVSTTTHKTLRGPRGGLILCDEAHASAIDKAIFPHTQGGPLEHVIAAKAVAFEEAARPDFKEYAAQIVKNARAMAERVKERGFKLFTGGTDNHLFVIDFSDREISGLKAQRALDRAAITTSKSTVPGDTRSPWVTSGLRIGTPALTTRGMAEAEMVRVADWMCDVLGNPDDESLTQRIRSEVEEFTGGFPLPYTRPA is encoded by the coding sequence GTGACTCTTAGAGAAACCGATCCCGAGATCGCTCGCGCGATCGACAGCGAGGTCGAACGACAGCAGTCCGGCCTCGAACTGATTGCGAGCGAGAACTTTACGTCGCCCGCAGTACTCGAAGCGATGGGCACTGCACTGACCAACAAGTACGCCGAAGGTTATTCCGGCAAGCGCTACTACGGTGGGTGCGAGTTCATCGACGTGGTCGAGACCCTGGCCATCGAACGCGCCAAGCGCTTGTTCGGAGCCGAGCACGCCAACGTACAACCGCACTCGGGTTCGGGTGCGAACATGGCGGTGTACTTCGGCGCGCTGGAAACCGGCGACAAGATCCTGGGCATGGAACTCTCGCACGGTGGGCATCTGACCCACGGGTCCCCCGTCAATTTCTCGGCGCGTTTCTTCGAATTCGTGCGCTACGGCGTGAATGGTCCGGAGCAGGTGATCGACTACGACCAGGTGCGCAGGCTGGCGCGCGAGCATCGCCCCAAGATGATCCAGACCGGCTATAGCGCCTATCCGCGCACGATCGACTTCAAGGCCTTTGGCGAGATTGCTCGGGAAGTCGATGCGGTGCTGTTCGCCGACATCGCGCACATTGCGGGGCTCGTGGCGGCCGGAGTGCATCCCTCGCCAATGGGGCATGCGCAGATCGTCAGTACGACGACCCACAAGACGTTACGCGGTCCGCGCGGCGGCTTGATTCTATGCGACGAAGCTCACGCCAGCGCGATCGACAAGGCGATCTTTCCGCACACACAGGGCGGCCCGCTGGAGCATGTGATCGCAGCCAAGGCGGTGGCCTTCGAAGAAGCGGCTCGGCCGGACTTCAAGGAGTACGCCGCACAGATCGTGAAGAACGCGCGAGCCATGGCAGAACGGGTGAAGGAGCGCGGTTTCAAGCTGTTCACCGGTGGAACGGACAACCACCTCTTTGTGATCGACTTCAGCGACCGGGAGATTTCGGGTTTGAAGGCTCAGCGCGCGTTGGATCGCGCGGCGATCACCACCTCGAAGAGCACCGTTCCCGGAGACACGCGCTCGCCCTGGGTGACCAGCGGCCTGCGCATCGGCACGCCGGCGCTCACGACGCGCGGCATGGCGGAAGCCGAGATGGTGCGCGTGGCCGACTGGATGTGTGATGTACTCGGGAATCCCGACGATGAGTCCCTGACCCAGCGAATCCGCTCCGAGGTCGAGGAGTTCACCGGCGGCTTCCCGCTGCCGTACACGCGCCCCGCATAG
- the fabF gene encoding beta-ketoacyl-ACP synthase II produces the protein MPPRLTTRTIDLRRVVITGMGTVNPLGNDVPTSWNALLKGVSGVGPLEGLDASSLRVRIGGQLKGFDPTVALDKKEVRRLDPYLQYSIVAAEEAVARSGLVVDPARAERVGVLIGSGIAGLNTIFDNSMSLVEKGKVSPFFIPSSIANMASGLVSIRHGARGPNTCVVTACTTGTHAVGDAYRIIQRGDADAMIAGGGEAPVNRLAIAGFSSMKALSTRNDDPQRASRPFDAGRDGFVIAEGAGVVVLESLEHALNRGAKIVAEVVGYGMSSDAHHMTAPPDDGGGAQLCMRNALNDAGLRPEDVDYINAHGTSTPLNDRIESQAIRAVFGEHASKLAVSSTKSMTGHTLGGAGGIEAIFTALALAEGKLPPTVNLTDPDPDCDLDYVPDEMRESAISVALSNSFGFGGTNGTLAFARYDQIEEGQS, from the coding sequence ATGCCCCCTCGCCTGACGACCCGAACCATCGACTTGCGCCGCGTGGTGATCACCGGCATGGGTACGGTGAATCCGCTCGGCAATGACGTGCCCACCAGCTGGAATGCTCTGCTCAAGGGCGTGTCCGGTGTCGGACCGCTCGAGGGTCTTGACGCCTCCAGTCTGCGAGTGCGTATTGGCGGGCAGCTCAAGGGTTTCGATCCGACCGTCGCGCTCGACAAGAAAGAAGTCCGGCGTCTCGATCCCTATCTGCAGTACTCGATCGTGGCGGCCGAAGAAGCCGTCGCGCGATCTGGCCTCGTGGTCGATCCGGCGCGTGCGGAACGCGTGGGCGTACTGATCGGTTCGGGCATTGCCGGATTGAACACGATCTTCGACAACTCCATGTCGCTGGTGGAAAAGGGCAAGGTCTCGCCTTTCTTCATTCCCTCATCGATTGCGAACATGGCCTCGGGCCTGGTCTCGATTCGCCACGGCGCGCGTGGCCCCAACACCTGTGTGGTCACGGCGTGCACGACGGGGACGCATGCGGTCGGAGACGCGTACCGCATCATCCAGCGTGGCGACGCCGATGCCATGATCGCCGGTGGCGGCGAGGCACCCGTCAATCGACTGGCGATCGCGGGTTTCTCCTCGATGAAGGCACTCTCGACACGCAATGACGATCCTCAGCGTGCGAGTCGTCCCTTCGACGCAGGTCGCGACGGCTTCGTCATCGCCGAAGGCGCGGGCGTGGTGGTGCTCGAGTCGCTCGAGCACGCGCTGAACCGCGGCGCGAAGATTGTCGCGGAAGTGGTCGGTTACGGCATGTCTTCTGATGCCCATCACATGACGGCTCCGCCCGATGACGGCGGCGGCGCCCAGCTGTGTATGCGCAACGCGTTGAACGACGCGGGTCTTCGGCCCGAAGACGTCGACTACATCAACGCCCATGGCACGAGCACGCCACTCAACGATCGTATCGAAAGCCAGGCCATCCGCGCGGTCTTTGGCGAACACGCGTCAAAACTCGCCGTCTCCTCGACGAAGTCGATGACCGGTCACACGCTCGGCGGTGCCGGGGGTATCGAAGCCATCTTCACGGCCCTCGCGCTCGCGGAAGGCAAGCTGCCTCCGACGGTCAACTTGACCGATCCGGATCCCGATTGTGATCTGGACTACGTGCCGGACGAGATGCGCGAATCCGCCATTTCAGTTGCGCTAAGCAACTCGTTCGGTTTCGGCGGCACCAACGGCACGCTGGCCTTCGCGCGCTACGATCAGATCGAGGAGGGACAGTCGTGA
- the ribD gene encoding bifunctional diaminohydroxyphosphoribosylaminopyrimidine deaminase/5-amino-6-(5-phosphoribosylamino)uracil reductase RibD, translated as MRSDPKPTLARSSSDDARWMRAALSLARRARGATAPNPAVGAMIVHRGQRIAAGSTRPFPGAHAEAVALVRAGQSARGATLYVTLEPCAHHGNNPPCVDALIAAKIARVVVGQRDPNPNTNGKGLAKLRRAGIRVDLGVEEAACRELHEGFVSRVERGRPFTTLKLAASLDGRIATRTGESRWITGPKARAYVHRIRASCDAVAVGSGTLLADDPQLCARARNKIVHVPTRIVVDSKLKTPPGARAIDPEAPERTWLLTSKSAPAARRRRLERAGVRLLEVRQRAGQLDLRAAWKRLGALGVNDLLVEGGGGLAAALLRAGLVDRLLWFSAPLLIGSDGRPVLQELGVGRLGAALRPRDMQVRRLGADFLFVAEW; from the coding sequence ATGAGATCGGACCCGAAACCGACCTTGGCTCGAAGTAGCTCCGACGATGCGCGTTGGATGCGAGCTGCACTGAGTCTGGCTCGCCGTGCGCGCGGTGCAACGGCGCCCAATCCGGCTGTAGGCGCGATGATCGTGCACCGAGGCCAGCGCATTGCTGCGGGCAGCACGCGACCCTTTCCCGGCGCCCACGCCGAGGCCGTTGCGCTGGTTCGGGCGGGCCAGTCCGCTCGAGGGGCCACGCTGTACGTGACGCTCGAACCGTGCGCCCATCACGGCAACAATCCGCCCTGCGTCGACGCGCTGATCGCAGCGAAGATCGCGCGCGTGGTCGTCGGTCAGCGCGACCCGAATCCGAACACGAACGGGAAGGGTCTGGCGAAGCTGCGACGAGCTGGAATTCGCGTCGACCTCGGCGTGGAAGAAGCAGCGTGTCGCGAGTTGCACGAAGGATTCGTTTCCCGAGTCGAGCGCGGTCGACCATTCACCACTCTGAAGCTGGCGGCCAGCCTCGATGGTCGTATCGCCACGCGCACCGGGGAGTCGCGCTGGATCACCGGGCCCAAGGCACGCGCATACGTGCATCGCATTCGCGCGAGTTGTGATGCGGTCGCCGTCGGCTCGGGCACGCTACTGGCCGACGATCCCCAGCTATGTGCCCGGGCGCGCAACAAGATCGTGCACGTGCCCACCCGCATCGTCGTGGACTCGAAGCTGAAGACGCCGCCGGGGGCTCGCGCGATCGATCCCGAGGCTCCCGAACGCACCTGGCTGCTGACCTCGAAGTCCGCACCGGCTGCGCGGCGCCGCCGTCTGGAGCGCGCGGGGGTCAGGCTGCTCGAAGTGCGCCAGCGCGCCGGTCAACTCGATCTGCGGGCGGCCTGGAAAAGGCTCGGAGCGCTCGGCGTGAACGATCTGCTGGTGGAGGGCGGGGGCGGCCTGGCCGCGGCGCTGCTTCGCGCGGGGCTGGTCGATCGCCTGCTCTGGTTCAGCGCACCGCTGCTGATCGGCTCAGACGGTCGTCCCGTGCTCCAGGAGCTCGGAGTGGGGCGGCTGGGTGCAGCGCTCCGGCCCCGCGACATGCAGGTACGCCGCCTCGGAGCGGATTTCCTCTTCGTGGCGGAATGGTAA
- the fabG gene encoding 3-oxoacyl-[acyl-carrier-protein] reductase, with the protein MSRPLHERVALVTGGSRGIGQEIARELARAGASVAITYRSSPDGARETVKSIEEHGGRALALECDVSDFEAVEALVAKTLQEFGRLDIAVNNAGVTRDQLIMRMKPADFDDVIATNLRGTWNICRAVTRPMLKARRGRVINLSSVVAQMGNPGQTNYAASKGGIESLTRSLARELGSRGITVNAVAPGFIDTEMTQGLGEEVRAGLQDRIPLGRLGTVADVAHAVRFLATDDASYITGQVIQVNGGLD; encoded by the coding sequence TTGAGCCGGCCACTTCACGAACGGGTTGCACTGGTCACCGGCGGTTCGCGCGGTATCGGACAGGAAATCGCCCGCGAGCTTGCGCGCGCCGGTGCGAGCGTGGCCATCACCTATCGCAGCTCACCCGACGGAGCGCGCGAAACCGTCAAGAGCATCGAAGAGCACGGGGGGCGCGCACTCGCGCTGGAGTGCGATGTGTCGGATTTCGAGGCCGTCGAAGCCCTGGTCGCCAAGACCCTGCAGGAGTTCGGCCGGCTCGACATCGCAGTCAACAACGCCGGCGTCACGCGCGACCAGCTGATCATGCGTATGAAGCCAGCGGACTTCGACGATGTGATCGCGACGAATCTGAGGGGCACCTGGAACATCTGTCGGGCGGTCACGCGGCCCATGCTCAAGGCGCGGCGGGGGCGGGTGATCAACCTGTCTTCGGTGGTCGCCCAGATGGGCAATCCGGGTCAGACGAATTACGCGGCCAGCAAGGGCGGAATCGAGTCACTGACGCGCTCGCTGGCGCGAGAACTGGGTAGCCGGGGAATTACCGTCAATGCGGTGGCTCCGGGCTTCATCGACACTGAAATGACCCAGGGGCTGGGCGAGGAGGTCCGGGCGGGCCTGCAGGATCGCATTCCCCTGGGCCGTTTGGGTACAGTTGCGGATGTGGCTCACGCGGTGCGGTTCTTGGCGACCGACGACGCGAGCTACATCACGGGTCAGGTCATTCAAGTGAACGGCGGGTTGGACTGA
- a CDS encoding acyl carrier protein, with translation MSIEAKIKDLIVEQLAVAATEVVPEASFIDDLGADSLDIVELVMAIEEEFGLEIPDDDAEKIQSIGDAISYVEERTTKD, from the coding sequence ATGTCCATCGAAGCAAAGATCAAGGATCTCATCGTCGAGCAACTCGCAGTTGCAGCAACGGAAGTCGTGCCGGAGGCGTCGTTCATCGACGATCTCGGCGCGGACTCGCTCGACATCGTCGAACTGGTGATGGCGATCGAGGAGGAGTTCGGTCTCGAAATTCCGGACGATGACGCGGAGAAGATTCAGAGCATCGGCGACGCGATCAGCTACGTCGAGGAACGAACCACGAAGGACTGA
- a CDS encoding DUF177 domain-containing protein: MAGFSLRPEDVLESPLSFELVSDPGWWEEARRVLGDSELSLAEPFELHLEAYRIGARLLVRGHLRGAIELVCGRCTSVFRRIFEEPVELLLEPASRTQELPESGIALDPEDLQLGHYGGDELDFGPIILEILALEWPMQPLCSKSCLGLCPVCGRNRSKEGCTCETGEKNRPFAGLDKLLERSRSKGR; the protein is encoded by the coding sequence GTGGCCGGATTCAGCCTGCGCCCCGAAGACGTCTTGGAAAGCCCGCTTTCCTTCGAACTGGTTTCCGATCCCGGGTGGTGGGAGGAAGCCCGTCGGGTTCTGGGCGATTCCGAACTCTCGCTGGCTGAGCCGTTCGAGCTGCATCTGGAGGCGTATCGCATCGGTGCGCGGCTGTTGGTTCGCGGCCATCTGCGCGGGGCCATCGAATTGGTGTGTGGACGCTGCACTTCGGTCTTTCGCCGGATTTTCGAAGAACCCGTCGAGTTGCTGCTGGAGCCGGCGTCCAGAACCCAGGAGCTGCCCGAAAGTGGCATCGCCCTGGACCCCGAAGATCTCCAACTCGGGCACTATGGCGGCGACGAGCTAGACTTCGGGCCGATTATCCTGGAGATTCTGGCGCTCGAGTGGCCCATGCAGCCGCTGTGCTCGAAATCTTGTCTCGGTCTGTGCCCGGTCTGTGGTCGCAACCGAAGCAAAGAAGGCTGCACCTGCGAGACGGGCGAAAAGAACCGCCCTTTCGCGGGACTCGATAAGTTACTGGAGCGGTCCCGGTCCAAGGGACGCTGA
- a CDS encoding glutamate--tRNA ligase, with amino-acid sequence MSVITRYAPSPTGALHIGGARTALYNWALARHEGGSFLLRFEDTDRERSSEESEQLLLEAMEWLGIDFDPVPGFEGIPRQSERSRRYQEAVNQLLEGGHAYRCTCTPDQVNAMREAARAAGRNPGYDRRCRDKNIPANCSESFCVRIKVPDEGAVTRWNDLIAGSSGQDAAELDDFIVARTDGTAIYHLAVVIDDHDMHVSHVVRGREHMTSTSRQLLLYTALELPPPQFAHVPLLVESGGKKLSKRVESVSVQAYRDRGFLPQAVLNYISRLGWSHGDLEIFDADKLVELFTLEGCGRSPSQVHDDKLIWLNQQYIKSLPREELLRHLSRFVSDELNDDTSFQSLVDLLRERSKTLVEMAEKASSYFVDPLEYEPKAVRKFLKPGAAEPLTQLAALFEKLPDWDEAGLEGAFNAVLEKCELKMGALAQPVRVAVSGTSVSPGIFETLVALGRERTLRRLAEVQEQIPQTD; translated from the coding sequence ATGTCCGTCATCACCCGCTACGCGCCGAGCCCGACCGGCGCTCTCCACATCGGAGGCGCTCGCACCGCGCTGTACAACTGGGCGCTGGCCCGCCACGAGGGCGGCTCGTTCCTCTTGCGCTTCGAAGACACCGACCGCGAACGTTCGAGCGAGGAGTCCGAACAGCTGCTGCTGGAGGCCATGGAGTGGCTGGGCATCGACTTCGACCCTGTCCCAGGGTTCGAGGGCATCCCGCGTCAGAGCGAGCGCTCTCGACGCTACCAGGAGGCCGTCAACCAGCTCCTGGAGGGCGGTCACGCCTACCGCTGCACCTGCACTCCCGACCAGGTCAACGCCATGCGCGAGGCAGCCAGGGCGGCCGGACGCAATCCAGGCTACGACCGAAGGTGCCGCGACAAGAACATCCCCGCGAACTGCAGCGAGAGTTTTTGCGTGCGCATCAAGGTGCCCGACGAAGGCGCAGTGACGCGCTGGAACGATCTGATCGCGGGGTCCAGCGGCCAGGATGCAGCGGAACTGGACGACTTCATCGTCGCACGGACCGACGGTACGGCAATCTACCACTTGGCCGTGGTGATCGACGATCACGACATGCACGTGAGCCACGTCGTGCGCGGCCGGGAGCACATGACGAGCACCTCGCGCCAGTTGCTGCTCTACACCGCCCTGGAATTGCCGCCTCCGCAGTTCGCTCACGTGCCGCTACTCGTCGAGTCCGGCGGCAAGAAACTTTCGAAGCGGGTCGAATCGGTATCGGTGCAGGCCTACCGCGACCGCGGTTTCCTGCCTCAGGCAGTACTCAACTATATTTCCCGTCTGGGCTGGAGCCACGGTGATCTGGAGATCTTCGATGCCGACAAACTCGTCGAGTTGTTCACACTCGAAGGCTGTGGTCGCTCCCCTTCCCAGGTACACGACGACAAACTCATCTGGCTCAACCAGCAGTACATCAAGTCTTTGCCCCGCGAGGAGTTGCTGAGACACCTGAGCCGCTTCGTATCCGACGAGTTGAACGACGACACCAGCTTCCAGTCGCTGGTCGATCTTCTGCGCGAGCGCAGCAAGACCCTGGTCGAGATGGCCGAGAAGGCCAGCAGCTATTTCGTCGACCCACTCGAATACGAGCCCAAGGCGGTACGCAAGTTCCTCAAGCCGGGCGCCGCCGAACCACTGACGCAGCTGGCGGCGTTGTTCGAGAAACTGCCGGACTGGGATGAGGCCGGACTGGAAGGGGCCTTCAACGCCGTGCTCGAGAAGTGCGAGTTGAAGATGGGAGCGCTGGCGCAGCCGGTCCGCGTGGCCGTATCGGGCACCTCGGTCAGCCCGGGAATCTTCGAGACCCTGGTGGCCCTGGGCCGCGAGCGCACACTGCGCCGCCTGGCCGAGGTTCAGGAGCAAATCCCACAGACCGATTGA
- the nrdR gene encoding transcriptional repressor NrdR: MRCPFCDHPDTKVVDARNQRDAPVKRRRRECSECARRFTTYERIEDLLPMVVKRDGRREPLDRLKIVSGLQKACEKRPVSVDAIEDATQRIERVLLDLGLRELPSPRIGEEVRMELRALDPVAWLRFTSVYLNFKTIEDFRKALDEIGPETDLGSK; the protein is encoded by the coding sequence TTGCGCTGTCCCTTCTGCGATCACCCCGACACCAAGGTGGTCGATGCGCGAAATCAGCGCGACGCACCGGTCAAACGGCGCCGACGGGAGTGCTCCGAGTGTGCGCGTCGTTTCACGACCTACGAGCGGATCGAAGATCTGCTGCCGATGGTGGTGAAGCGCGACGGGCGCAGGGAGCCACTGGATCGCTTGAAGATCGTCTCCGGACTGCAAAAAGCCTGTGAGAAGCGCCCCGTTTCGGTCGATGCAATCGAAGACGCCACGCAGCGTATCGAGCGCGTGTTGCTCGACCTGGGTCTGCGCGAACTGCCGAGCCCGCGCATCGGCGAAGAAGTGCGCATGGAGTTGCGGGCGCTCGATCCCGTCGCATGGCTGCGTTTCACCTCGGTCTACTTGAACTTCAAGACGATCGAGGACTTCCGCAAGGCGCTCGATGAGATCGGACCCGAAACCGACCTTGGCTCGAAGTAG